In the Planctomycetaceae bacterium genome, one interval contains:
- a CDS encoding prepilin-type N-terminal cleavage/methylation domain-containing protein, whose translation MMEKRSVKNVKLVSGFTLVELLVVISIIAILLAVMMPALNKAREGARSTVCKTNLKQITLAASLWSEDHDGYVVPSFWYVPAKPYPDDKSLEAGLCAEAIARGASLEKYTGTNQSKKSNLYSCPTAAKFGEKLFALASSYFRQPGVSRIGAASYGVNCLAVQWDEYQWLGSKGVPKGSAYDSWGPNNMYALEHGKSKVLEIPNPSRKLYFQDYSYTMMMPYDGYYMYSPYQLSVRSGPGGHEGSYTFVNDIAAATSNPSYELVQARWHGTVNPKTGMGYSNIAWFDGHASKEPPGFDDKTRIGQNKRGKVRYKYHQYFQNDGQ comes from the coding sequence ATGATGGAAAAAAGAAGTGTTAAAAATGTGAAGTTGGTGTCAGGCTTTACGCTGGTTGAGCTCTTAGTGGTCATCTCCATTATAGCCATTCTCCTGGCGGTTATGATGCCGGCTCTCAATAAAGCCAGAGAAGGGGCCCGAAGTACGGTCTGCAAAACGAACTTAAAACAAATCACGCTTGCAGCATCGCTTTGGTCGGAGGACCATGATGGTTATGTAGTTCCGAGTTTTTGGTATGTTCCTGCAAAACCTTATCCAGATGATAAATCTCTCGAGGCTGGTTTGTGTGCTGAGGCGATAGCAAGAGGCGCTTCGCTTGAGAAATATACAGGTACAAATCAAAGCAAGAAAAGTAATCTCTATAGCTGTCCTACGGCCGCAAAGTTTGGCGAAAAATTGTTTGCCTTGGCTTCAAGTTATTTTAGACAGCCTGGTGTAAGCAGGATCGGCGCCGCTTCGTATGGAGTAAATTGTTTGGCGGTTCAATGGGATGAGTACCAGTGGCTTGGTTCGAAAGGTGTTCCGAAAGGTTCTGCATACGATTCGTGGGGTCCGAATAATATGTATGCCTTGGAGCATGGTAAATCCAAGGTATTAGAAATACCCAACCCTTCAAGAAAGTTATATTTCCAGGATTACAGTTACACAATGATGATGCCGTATGATGGCTATTATATGTATAGCCCCTATCAACTTTCTGTCAGAAGTGGCCCTGGTGGTCATGAGGGAAGCTATACGTTTGTTAATGATATTGCCGCAGCGACAAGTAATCCATCTTATGAATTAGTTCAGGCTCGCTGGCATGGCACGGTTAACCCCAAAACAGGTATGGGCTACAGCAATATAGCATGGTTTGATGGCCATGCATCAAAAGAACCACCAGGATTTGATGATAAGACTCGCATTGGCCAAAATAAGAGAGGAAAAGTAAGATATAAATATCATCAATATTTTCAAAATGATGGACAGTAA
- the lexA gene encoding transcriptional repressor LexA, which translates to MLTPRQFQVLKLVNSSRQNRCYSITLQELSDILGTSRTTAFEHIAGLKEKGLLSAESGKARSLTLTSKALKLLKEAALEESSNSESSDGIALLGRIAAGAPIEAIENAERISIQSAFGNDEETFALKVQGDSMIGDGINDGDYVICKKTQDAANGKIVAAIVDNENATVKRFYKEQNRIRLEPSNPAYKPIYTQNCNIAGVVVGLMRKL; encoded by the coding sequence ATGCTAACGCCGCGTCAGTTTCAGGTGTTAAAGTTAGTCAACAGTTCACGGCAGAACCGATGTTATTCGATAACTCTGCAGGAGCTTTCGGACATTCTGGGAACAAGCAGAACAACGGCATTCGAGCACATCGCCGGCCTAAAAGAAAAAGGGCTTCTTTCGGCCGAGTCTGGCAAGGCTCGCTCTTTGACGCTCACCAGCAAAGCGTTAAAGTTGCTTAAAGAAGCGGCTCTCGAAGAGTCGAGCAATTCTGAATCGTCGGACGGTATCGCTCTGCTTGGCAGGATAGCGGCCGGTGCGCCGATTGAAGCGATTGAAAACGCAGAGCGGATTTCGATACAATCGGCGTTTGGAAACGATGAAGAAACTTTTGCGCTGAAGGTTCAGGGCGACAGTATGATCGGCGACGGTATAAATGACGGCGATTATGTAATTTGCAAAAAAACACAGGATGCGGCTAATGGAAAAATCGTCGCGGCAATCGTTGATAACGAAAACGCAACTGTAAAACGATTTTACAAAGAACAAAACCGGATTCGTCTTGAGCCGTCGAATCCGGCCTATAAGCCGATATACACGCAGAACTGTAATATCGCAGGCGTTGTAGTGGGATTAATGCGAAAACTATAA
- a CDS encoding discoidin domain-containing protein — MKDCKIVFVMLLSLVLAGWATAVEPLLYEDFESYVPGDEGTGNPGDITWIWIHGEPGNPYLSVYADDTEKYADNQSMRLETPLRNGYEGDPCSAQWGVQIRYDDQANPVDVSAYNVATAMIKLPTSSAIKTCCLAVRDTWDQGYDIAKDTWVSVPNDGQWHKIIAPFNGDGDITSMRRVLLYYTIDANIPQAAQLWIDDIGFDRVLTINDIVDVDVNGPYGCAGGTVKLSMVMTRQPSADVNFTIVPNVTLNFGAGFGNPVNIVFTNSNWNIRREVVVDINSSAFSVETVAVTASSTDPNFIDILPSNFSIPILGKYGASYVISAETPTASWAGSDNTGNDLCNGYLEGSFYVGEDGFAEDWVEWAPSETSGPAYADITFDFKCLKDVDTIDILHTGFEVSLYPGSFDISYSTDGISFSTPTNYEAFSGTGFIAKTHLEVNVTSVRYVKMRINCLNSDPAKWFLLSEVEFNRPPESRFPRYTIDPTTKPLGNHKDLNQTNLMNGAISYANTTTDWVFFDNASLQHYGSAILYVNYGKVKEFSNISMNYITGNATISGVTTVISTPQLVKLSFSDDGETYGTPILVTDADGWYATGTAGRGRTDKMTFAKQTGQYVKVEIVGDGVGTLAIGEIIITNRPQMTYVIDSTTPVYGGSTGAQGDVATDFFLQCLKFGDLTNAYTPIIVGAYADSDWVEWAPNQGTPKPAYAIITFDLKSSIKVKNVAITYCAWPSTPPSGVRVPGGLDVAFNTNAEGTNFTSFQNTGAVFDDNSVKQTVFTTTFDLPQTNARYVKLKVHCMNDDPANWLYLAEFKFNVFTGDINDDGVVDMRDVRMMSAQWLQIGEGLSADIVGNDQIVNFEDFAKFALEWMY; from the coding sequence ATGAAAGATTGCAAAATAGTATTTGTGATGTTGTTGAGCTTGGTTTTAGCTGGCTGGGCAACAGCGGTGGAGCCCCTTCTTTATGAAGATTTTGAATCTTATGTTCCGGGAGACGAGGGTACTGGCAACCCGGGCGATATAACGTGGATTTGGATACACGGAGAGCCGGGCAATCCTTATTTGTCCGTTTACGCCGATGATACAGAAAAATACGCAGACAATCAGTCTATGAGACTTGAGACACCCTTGAGGAATGGTTATGAAGGCGATCCGTGCAGCGCACAGTGGGGTGTGCAAATAAGATACGATGACCAGGCAAATCCAGTTGATGTTAGTGCATACAATGTTGCAACGGCAATGATTAAATTGCCAACGTCTTCTGCAATAAAAACTTGTTGTTTAGCTGTGCGAGATACTTGGGATCAAGGCTACGATATCGCGAAGGACACCTGGGTTTCTGTCCCCAACGATGGCCAGTGGCATAAAATTATTGCTCCTTTCAATGGTGATGGGGACATAACTTCTATGCGCAGAGTTTTATTATACTATACTATAGACGCAAACATTCCGCAAGCTGCCCAGCTTTGGATCGATGATATAGGGTTCGATCGTGTACTTACGATTAATGATATTGTTGATGTTGATGTTAACGGGCCTTATGGATGTGCAGGTGGTACTGTAAAATTGTCGATGGTTATGACTCGGCAGCCTTCTGCGGATGTAAATTTTACCATTGTCCCTAATGTTACACTAAATTTTGGTGCTGGATTCGGAAATCCTGTTAATATTGTTTTCACAAATTCAAATTGGAATATAAGGCGGGAAGTTGTTGTAGATATCAATTCTTCAGCATTCAGTGTTGAGACGGTTGCAGTTACCGCATCAAGTACTGACCCGAATTTTATTGATATTCTTCCGAGCAATTTTTCTATTCCGATACTTGGCAAATATGGTGCATCTTATGTAATATCCGCAGAAACGCCAACTGCGAGTTGGGCAGGCAGTGATAATACAGGTAATGATTTGTGTAATGGATATCTCGAAGGAAGTTTTTACGTTGGCGAAGATGGCTTTGCTGAGGATTGGGTGGAATGGGCTCCAAGTGAAACGAGCGGACCTGCTTATGCTGACATAACTTTCGATTTTAAATGTCTTAAAGATGTTGATACAATTGATATTCTGCATACTGGTTTTGAAGTTTCCCTATATCCAGGCAGTTTTGACATTTCATACAGCACCGATGGCATCAGTTTTTCGACTCCGACAAATTATGAGGCATTCTCAGGAACAGGCTTCATTGCAAAGACTCATCTTGAAGTCAACGTTACATCCGTACGGTATGTCAAAATGCGTATAAATTGCCTTAATAGTGACCCAGCTAAATGGTTCTTGTTGTCTGAGGTAGAATTTAATCGTCCACCTGAATCACGTTTCCCACGCTACACTATTGATCCGACTACTAAACCACTTGGCAATCATAAGGATTTGAATCAAACAAATCTTATGAATGGTGCAATTAGTTATGCCAATACAACTACTGATTGGGTATTTTTTGACAATGCTTCTTTGCAGCATTATGGCAGTGCGATTCTGTATGTCAACTATGGCAAAGTTAAAGAATTTTCAAATATTTCAATGAATTATATCACAGGTAATGCGACTATAAGTGGAGTAACAACTGTTATTAGCACACCTCAATTAGTTAAACTGAGCTTCAGTGATGATGGAGAAACTTATGGTACCCCGATACTTGTGACTGATGCGGATGGTTGGTATGCAACAGGAACTGCTGGTAGAGGCAGAACAGATAAAATGACTTTCGCTAAGCAAACAGGTCAGTATGTAAAGGTTGAAATTGTCGGGGATGGCGTTGGAACTCTTGCAATTGGTGAAATTATTATAACAAACAGACCGCAGATGACCTACGTTATTGATTCCACTACTCCTGTATATGGTGGTAGTACAGGTGCACAGGGTGACGTTGCAACAGACTTTTTCCTTCAATGTCTTAAATTTGGTGATTTAACCAATGCATATACTCCAATCATCGTAGGCGCTTATGCTGATTCCGATTGGGTTGAATGGGCTCCGAATCAGGGTACTCCTAAACCAGCGTATGCTATAATAACCTTTGATTTGAAATCCAGTATAAAGGTTAAAAATGTTGCTATTACATATTGTGCATGGCCTTCAACGCCTCCAAGCGGCGTACGCGTTCCTGGTGGTTTAGACGTTGCTTTCAACACAAATGCAGAGGGAACGAACTTTACATCATTCCAGAATACTGGCGCTGTATTTGACGACAATTCAGTCAAACAGACGGTATTTACTACTACATTTGATTTACCACAGACGAATGCTCGATATGTTAAGCTGAAAGTGCATTGTATGAATGATGATCCTGCTAATTGGCTCTATCTTGCAGAATTTAAATTCAACGTATTTACTGGTGACATTAATGATGATGGTGTCGTGGATATGCGAGATGTCAGAATGATGTCTGCCCAGTGGCTGCAAATAGGTGAAGGCCTTTCGGCTGATATTGTTGGCAATGATCAAATAGTTAACTTCGAAGATTTTGCGAAATTTGCTCTGGAATGGATGTATTAA
- a CDS encoding beta-N-acetylhexosaminidase has product MFSHIKVIYASIIIVFQLLFGFAQAVSPPVITVVPKPAFMQMAHGEFKLNQACRILLRYADPNLTANAEYFKTIIAKSTGYNLEIIHQTDDMNNAILFELSTELQHLGQEGYELKVTKRGVSIKSQTTTGNFYALQTLRQMLPADIESKKVIKRLWTIPCCRIIDKPSFGWRGMHMDVCRHFFDKQFILKYLDTLAIYKINKFHWHLTDDEAWRIQIDKYPKLTEIGAWRGPANDRYGGFYSKEDVKEIIEYARKRYIMIVPEIEMPGHCNAAIYSYPELSCSGKIHATGDNNSMSYFLKEGRFAFCAGKEQTFSFLEDVLSEVQDLFPSPYIHIGGDERPEAVWDNCELCRKRMKDNGIDNAEKLQQYFISRIEQYLNSKGRRLIGWDQITSKTLEKSSIVISYQGTAPAIQSARTGNDVILAPNVNCYFDYYQSNSPDEPEAIGGLVTLKSIYSLNPKLSNLTTKQQKHILGAEACLWTEFIKTDKHAEYMTFPRICALAEVVWTPANKRNWGDFENRITAHYERFDRLGVNYRRYRSKNVFEPESTTSGL; this is encoded by the coding sequence ATGTTCAGTCATATTAAAGTCATTTACGCAAGCATAATTATTGTTTTTCAACTTCTATTCGGGTTTGCCCAAGCAGTTAGCCCCCCTGTCATTACAGTTGTTCCCAAACCGGCCTTCATGCAGATGGCACATGGTGAATTTAAATTAAATCAGGCATGCCGCATCTTGCTTAGGTACGCAGATCCAAATTTGACCGCCAATGCGGAATATTTTAAAACCATCATTGCCAAATCCACAGGCTATAATCTGGAGATTATCCACCAAACAGATGATATGAATAATGCCATATTGTTTGAACTTTCAACAGAGTTACAGCACCTCGGGCAGGAGGGATATGAACTCAAGGTGACAAAACGAGGCGTTAGCATAAAAAGCCAGACCACGACAGGGAATTTTTACGCATTGCAGACACTCCGGCAAATGCTGCCGGCCGATATCGAAAGCAAGAAAGTAATTAAGCGATTATGGACAATACCCTGTTGTCGTATAATTGACAAACCATCTTTCGGCTGGCGAGGCATGCACATGGACGTTTGCAGGCATTTTTTCGATAAACAATTCATTTTGAAATATCTGGACACTTTGGCGATTTATAAAATCAATAAATTTCACTGGCATCTGACCGACGATGAAGCATGGCGAATACAAATAGATAAATATCCCAAACTTACCGAGATCGGGGCATGGAGAGGCCCTGCAAATGATCGGTACGGGGGTTTTTACAGCAAAGAAGATGTTAAAGAAATAATCGAATACGCCAGGAAGCGATACATCATGATAGTGCCGGAAATCGAAATGCCGGGGCACTGCAATGCCGCAATTTATTCATATCCAGAGCTTTCCTGCAGCGGAAAGATACATGCTACCGGAGATAACAACAGCATGTCATACTTCTTAAAAGAAGGCAGGTTTGCATTTTGCGCAGGGAAAGAGCAGACTTTTTCATTTCTGGAAGATGTTTTATCCGAGGTGCAAGATCTTTTCCCAAGCCCTTATATACACATCGGCGGAGATGAAAGACCTGAAGCAGTATGGGATAACTGTGAACTTTGCCGTAAGCGAATGAAGGATAACGGTATTGACAACGCCGAGAAATTACAGCAGTATTTCATCAGCCGAATAGAACAATATCTGAATTCAAAAGGAAGAAGATTGATAGGCTGGGATCAAATCACATCGAAAACCCTGGAGAAAAGTTCTATTGTCATCTCCTATCAGGGAACGGCTCCGGCTATACAATCTGCAAGAACCGGAAATGATGTGATTTTGGCACCGAATGTCAATTGCTATTTTGACTATTATCAATCCAACTCTCCTGATGAGCCGGAAGCAATCGGTGGGCTTGTAACATTGAAAAGCATTTATTCGCTGAATCCAAAACTGTCAAACCTTACGACCAAACAGCAAAAGCATATATTGGGCGCAGAAGCCTGCCTGTGGACAGAATTTATTAAAACCGACAAACATGCGGAATATATGACTTTCCCAAGAATTTGCGCCTTGGCTGAAGTTGTCTGGACGCCTGCTAATAAGAGAAACTGGGGTGATTTTGAAAATCGTATAACAGCACATTATGAACGGTTCGACAGACTCGGAGTAAATTATCGAAGATACCGTAGTAAAAATGTTTTTGAGCCCGAATCTACAACCTCCGGGTTATGA
- a CDS encoding tetratricopeptide repeat protein has protein sequence MGVVFRDKKDFDKAEEMYLKALEIDKKLGSCEGLAIRYDNLGSIYEKRKDYNKDRECWSLAIEYFSKMGVPQKVKEIQEEIDKI, from the coding sequence ATAGGCGTAGTATTTAGAGATAAAAAAGATTTCGATAAAGCAGAAGAAATGTATCTCAAGGCATTGGAAATAGACAAAAAACTTGGATCATGTGAAGGTTTGGCAATCAGGTATGACAACTTAGGTTCAATATATGAAAAACGTAAGGATTATAATAAAGATAGGGAATGTTGGTCTCTGGCAATAGAATATTTCAGCAAAATGGGTGTGCCACAAAAAGTAAAAGAGATACAAGAGGAGATAGATAAGATTTAA
- a CDS encoding YbjQ family protein: MQITTTFTIDGYRIREYKGIVRGIIVRSPTIIQGFLGGLKNILGGQIGAYTEMCEQARLQAYDLCIQHAHDMGANAIVGFKYDASEVGGKFSATEVLCYGTAVIIEPAQS, translated from the coding sequence ATGCAAATAACAACAACGTTCACCATTGATGGCTATCGGATTAGAGAGTACAAAGGTATCGTGCGCGGCATAATTGTTCGTTCGCCGACAATCATACAGGGCTTTTTAGGCGGATTAAAAAACATACTCGGCGGACAAATCGGCGCTTATACTGAAATGTGCGAACAGGCTCGTCTGCAAGCGTATGATTTGTGTATTCAGCACGCACATGATATGGGAGCCAACGCAATCGTAGGTTTCAAATATGATGCGTCAGAGGTAGGCGGCAAGTTTTCAGCAACGGAAGTTTTGTGCTACGGCACGGCTGTTATAATTGAACCGGCGCAATCCTAA
- a CDS encoding DUF4434 domain-containing protein: MKTVIFRKYKNLFRLMVFGFLLLTEIAIAKPLSGAFIQISPYMAGYSQADWNEEIEQMSRAGLDTVIVTPSIADGEAHYPSSLSFVTSVTDNGLIMILNACDIYNVNCFVGLVGDERWWLSIGNGTILASLAANDIACADELLPLVSPHTSFSGWYMTEEIQFSAWGTGGNRTQLINTLLNPVINHLKSITPGKPVATAPYVYNINAGAEACYTWWNYTLSQVDFDILMFQDGMGADTNRQPEQIIPYFRNLAVACHNNGVQFWNDLETFNQSDWSAKTFSDAKIQIDINKEYVDKIVTWEWFYITPTQRMRGESRTTDRQNFYVKMLAYNKGLDLVSLNKTYTLSESPSTSYPDIKHELTDSQIDFEMDTQVGFYHSTSQDVSITIDLRENISARYGFAATIMKRTSWGAVLPVFVQVYASKDNLTFDYVTQLSTFPASGDSLNVYFDFLQNHISARYIKFKFQSSNWLMCSELSVFRGAPTGDYNLDSKVDMQDIAILAHNWLESNSDGIRFDFKAFAALAENLGWQRIPKETYRNQFYKLRGVQITQDSIYMQGRSAESIASELSVNGVESVFIIPAYNDTFKAGMVDALHERGIGAGLMLFASSIYGTLPSDWEAWLMEFLNVSNGGSQISFIHDGYRQWMKQRAVGLCNTYGFDAITFAEPMYPVYNGVTKTPVVYADVSQAYQDIFKADTGENNFPDFTNFVSPNYFKTNTALYQKLVQHRIDSITNYFDEIINGVSGLRQAAPDTLVVTWSLACSKLANGGVQLLPEWEGNDAYSIVKKSKPDIHYFQTHWPDWCDPDLSPEHVYQYIDNFKESWRAMPDVAIGVQDDIGSSDSMRRRNQYYSDFLTACEAGNVSNSTYYCFDIRADIYEAVPQLKRISQFICSSNIANQSAGLRGTEINECADSSGNLRLRVYAKGAVTTNWFFISEIMVNGRTGGFTYTISPLTPPYVGRPDNGNDLANGILVGANMADTDWVEWAPSAQGKPAYVDIILHLTPNAEVNTINLNVLRYETANVYLPEIIEVNGVQHNLTDSKTLNLEFDQRIDSNSADVMIQRNIVKYPNITCGVSYACVDGNLLKLLLNQPIQPGDTLLVDIGGISSDQSARWTNSNIAIGSINTIPSGTVVELRVE, encoded by the coding sequence ATGAAAACGGTAATATTTAGAAAATATAAAAATCTTTTTCGGTTGATGGTTTTCGGTTTTTTGCTACTAACCGAGATAGCGATAGCCAAACCACTTAGCGGAGCGTTTATCCAAATAAGCCCATATATGGCCGGTTACAGTCAGGCGGACTGGAACGAGGAAATTGAGCAGATGAGCAGGGCCGGGCTGGATACTGTTATTGTTACGCCCTCAATAGCAGATGGTGAAGCTCATTATCCAAGTTCTTTGTCATTTGTGACCAGCGTTACAGATAATGGACTGATAATGATTCTAAACGCCTGTGATATTTATAATGTGAATTGTTTTGTTGGGCTTGTTGGCGATGAAAGATGGTGGTTAAGCATTGGCAATGGTACGATATTAGCCTCTCTTGCCGCGAATGATATCGCCTGTGCTGACGAGCTATTGCCATTGGTAAGCCCACATACGTCTTTTTCCGGCTGGTACATGACAGAGGAAATTCAATTTTCAGCATGGGGAACGGGCGGAAATCGTACGCAATTAATAAATACTTTGCTTAATCCGGTTATTAATCATTTAAAATCCATTACACCTGGCAAGCCTGTGGCGACTGCTCCATATGTTTATAATATAAATGCAGGAGCAGAGGCTTGTTATACATGGTGGAATTATACTCTTAGCCAGGTTGATTTTGATATACTAATGTTTCAGGACGGGATGGGTGCCGATACCAACAGGCAGCCTGAACAAATCATTCCGTATTTCAGGAATCTCGCGGTGGCCTGCCATAATAATGGAGTTCAGTTCTGGAACGACCTTGAGACTTTTAATCAATCGGATTGGTCGGCCAAAACTTTTAGCGATGCAAAGATTCAGATTGATATTAATAAAGAATATGTTGATAAAATTGTAACGTGGGAGTGGTTTTATATTACGCCGACACAGAGAATGAGGGGTGAGAGCAGGACCACGGACCGGCAAAACTTTTATGTGAAAATGCTGGCGTACAACAAAGGACTTGATCTGGTATCACTTAATAAGACCTATACTTTAAGTGAATCGCCATCTACGAGCTATCCAGACATAAAGCACGAACTGACGGATTCGCAGATTGACTTTGAAATGGATACGCAGGTTGGATTTTATCACAGCACCTCCCAGGATGTTTCAATTACAATAGATTTGCGGGAAAATATCTCCGCAAGGTATGGTTTTGCGGCAACGATAATGAAGCGGACAAGCTGGGGCGCTGTTCTGCCTGTTTTTGTGCAGGTATATGCTTCCAAAGATAACCTGACTTTTGACTATGTTACTCAACTCTCAACGTTTCCCGCTTCCGGCGATTCCCTTAATGTGTATTTTGATTTTCTGCAGAATCATATCTCGGCCAGGTATATAAAATTCAAATTTCAGTCATCAAATTGGCTGATGTGTTCGGAGCTAAGTGTTTTTAGAGGCGCTCCGACAGGAGACTATAATTTAGATTCTAAAGTCGATATGCAAGACATTGCGATTCTGGCACACAATTGGCTGGAAAGCAATTCTGATGGAATACGGTTTGACTTTAAGGCTTTTGCCGCATTAGCAGAAAATTTAGGCTGGCAGAGAATCCCAAAAGAGACATACAGGAATCAATTTTATAAGTTGAGAGGCGTTCAAATTACACAGGATTCGATTTATATGCAGGGCAGAAGTGCTGAAAGCATAGCTTCTGAACTTTCTGTTAATGGGGTAGAGTCTGTGTTTATTATACCGGCTTACAATGATACGTTTAAGGCTGGAATGGTAGATGCGTTGCACGAAAGAGGTATCGGGGCAGGGCTGATGCTTTTCGCCAGTAGTATCTATGGCACTTTGCCATCGGACTGGGAAGCATGGTTGATGGAATTTCTGAATGTGTCAAATGGTGGTTCGCAAATTTCTTTTATACACGATGGGTATCGTCAGTGGATGAAGCAGCGTGCGGTCGGACTTTGTAATACTTATGGTTTTGACGCGATCACATTTGCCGAACCGATGTACCCTGTTTATAACGGCGTTACTAAAACTCCGGTTGTGTATGCCGATGTATCGCAGGCTTATCAGGATATATTTAAAGCCGATACCGGCGAAAATAATTTCCCGGACTTTACGAATTTTGTAAGCCCAAATTATTTCAAGACCAATACAGCTCTTTATCAAAAACTCGTACAGCACAGGATTGATTCGATTACAAATTACTTTGACGAAATAATCAATGGCGTTAGTGGATTACGTCAGGCAGCTCCTGATACATTGGTGGTTACATGGTCTCTGGCCTGTTCAAAATTGGCGAATGGCGGCGTGCAGCTTTTGCCTGAATGGGAAGGAAACGACGCCTACAGCATAGTAAAGAAATCCAAGCCTGATATACATTATTTTCAAACTCACTGGCCGGACTGGTGCGATCCTGACCTTAGCCCGGAGCATGTTTATCAGTATATAGACAATTTTAAAGAGAGTTGGCGTGCTATGCCGGATGTTGCGATAGGAGTTCAGGATGATATAGGCAGTTCTGATTCTATGCGTCGCAGAAATCAGTATTATAGTGATTTTCTGACTGCCTGTGAGGCCGGCAATGTTTCAAACTCAACTTATTACTGCTTTGATATTCGAGCCGATATTTATGAAGCTGTTCCACAATTGAAACGAATTTCGCAGTTTATATGTTCGAGCAATATAGCTAATCAGTCTGCCGGTCTTCGGGGCACCGAGATAAACGAATGTGCTGACAGCAGTGGGAATTTGCGTTTGAGGGTATATGCCAAGGGAGCTGTTACCACAAATTGGTTTTTCATTTCTGAGATCATGGTCAACGGCCGAACTGGCGGTTTTACCTATACTATTTCTCCACTGACTCCGCCTTATGTCGGCAGGCCCGACAATGGCAATGATCTTGCGAATGGTATCCTTGTGGGAGCAAATATGGCTGATACGGACTGGGTTGAGTGGGCACCTAGTGCTCAGGGCAAGCCTGCGTATGTGGATATAATCCTTCACCTCACACCAAACGCTGAAGTTAATACTATTAATTTAAATGTGCTTAGATATGAAACGGCGAATGTTTATCTTCCTGAAATTATTGAAGTCAACGGAGTTCAACATAATCTAACTGATTCCAAAACGCTAAATCTTGAGTTTGACCAGAGAATAGATAGTAACAGCGCGGACGTAATGATACAGAGAAATATTGTTAAATATCCAAATATTACGTGCGGCGTTTCGTATGCATGTGTTGACGGCAATCTGCTCAAACTGTTGCTCAATCAACCGATTCAGCCTGGTGATACGCTTTTGGTTGATATTGGCGGGATAAGCAGTGACCAATCTGCAAGGTGGACGAACTCTAATATTGCCATAGGTAGCATTAACACGATTCCATCCGGAACCGTAGTCGAACTAAGAGTGGAATAG
- a CDS encoding DUF4434 domain-containing protein produces the protein MRITGTFLDEITVDIMSNNWGPEEWAKDFRAMKYIGIDTVIIIRSGFENKCIFPSKVLEKYIGSMMPVYDDLCELFLKLSEENGIALYFGTYDDYGKLRNNGHQKIIDINKEYIDEAWKRYGKFKAFKGWYITQELSVKDEDGVRCIKEIAEHCRGITGDKLPTVISPYIAGKKQFETPITLQQHEKDWDYMLSVLKDSINIVAFQDGNVDYHELPDYILTNKKLLTKYGMRVWSNLETFDREVPFKFPPIDWRKLRWKLDAASKAKVEKVITFTSSSFMSPYSCWPSAGNLYDRYCDYLGIKKLVRE, from the coding sequence ATGCGTATAACGGGAACATTTCTTGACGAGATTACTGTTGATATTATGTCGAATAACTGGGGGCCGGAAGAATGGGCTAAGGATTTTCGGGCGATGAAGTATATCGGTATTGATACCGTTATTATTATTCGCTCCGGTTTTGAGAACAAGTGTATTTTTCCGTCAAAGGTCCTTGAAAAATATATTGGCTCAATGATGCCGGTTTATGACGATTTGTGTGAATTATTCCTGAAACTGTCTGAAGAAAACGGCATTGCGTTGTATTTTGGCACTTATGATGATTACGGCAAGTTGCGAAACAATGGACATCAGAAAATTATCGATATTAATAAAGAGTATATTGATGAAGCCTGGAAACGATACGGTAAATTTAAGGCATTCAAGGGCTGGTATATCACGCAGGAGCTTTCTGTTAAGGATGAAGACGGCGTACGATGTATTAAAGAAATCGCAGAGCATTGCAGGGGAATAACCGGCGATAAACTGCCGACGGTTATCTCGCCTTACATCGCAGGAAAAAAGCAATTCGAAACCCCGATTACTCTTCAGCAGCACGAAAAGGACTGGGACTATATGCTTTCTGTTCTTAAGGATTCTATAAATATCGTTGCTTTTCAGGATGGTAATGTTGATTATCATGAACTTCCGGACTATATCCTGACCAACAAAAAACTGCTTACGAAATATGGTATGCGAGTGTGGAGTAATCTTGAGACGTTTGACAGGGAAGTACCTTTTAAATTTCCTCCTATTGACTGGCGAAAACTTAGGTGGAAATTGGACGCGGCCAGCAAAGCCAAAGTCGAAAAGGTGATTACCTTTACGTCTTCGAGTTTTATGAGTCCGTATTCGTGCTGGCCGAGCGCGGGCAATCTGTATGACAGATATTGTGATTATTTAGGCATTAAAAAGTTGGTTAGAGAATAG